One Paraburkholderia aromaticivorans genomic region harbors:
- a CDS encoding biotin--[acetyl-CoA-carboxylase] ligase: MNASKTPSQADWRIDRERAVALFGPHAHDWPIEIVEETGSTNADLMARVKALPRKAGALPRPIVRVAYLQTAGRGRRGRPWYAEPGNALLFSVACVLPRPLEGLAGLSLAVGVALVDGLRSLPVAGPGQIALKWPNDVLLEGDKLAGILIETAWSTDDASAVVIGIGTNVKGADELAAKVGALNAGVPPQARGTAPTALQRALPNANLTDTLAAELNALEPALQRFGAEGFAPFQARWNAVHAYAGREVVLLEQGQEQMRGVAAGVDERGQLLLDTATGRETVATGDVSLRLADGAA, translated from the coding sequence ATGAACGCTTCCAAGACTCCCTCTCAAGCCGATTGGCGCATCGACCGCGAGCGCGCCGTCGCCCTGTTCGGCCCGCACGCGCACGACTGGCCGATCGAAATCGTCGAGGAAACCGGCTCGACCAACGCCGACCTGATGGCACGCGTCAAAGCGCTGCCGCGCAAGGCCGGCGCGCTGCCGCGGCCGATCGTCCGGGTCGCGTATCTGCAAACCGCCGGGCGCGGCCGCCGTGGCCGTCCGTGGTATGCGGAGCCGGGCAATGCGCTGCTGTTTTCGGTGGCGTGCGTGCTGCCGCGTCCGCTTGAAGGCCTCGCGGGCCTGAGTCTCGCGGTGGGCGTCGCATTGGTCGACGGGCTGCGCTCGCTGCCGGTCGCCGGCCCCGGCCAGATCGCGCTGAAGTGGCCGAACGACGTTCTGCTCGAAGGCGACAAGCTGGCCGGCATCCTGATCGAAACCGCGTGGAGTACCGACGACGCCAGCGCGGTGGTGATCGGCATCGGCACCAACGTGAAGGGCGCGGACGAACTCGCGGCCAAAGTCGGCGCGCTGAACGCGGGCGTGCCGCCGCAGGCGCGCGGCACCGCGCCGACCGCCTTGCAGCGCGCGCTGCCCAACGCCAACCTCACCGACACGCTCGCCGCCGAGCTGAACGCGCTCGAACCGGCCTTGCAGCGCTTCGGCGCTGAAGGTTTCGCGCCGTTCCAGGCGCGCTGGAACGCGGTGCACGCCTACGCAGGCCGCGAAGTGGTGTTGCTGGAGCAAGGCCAGGAACAGATGCGCGGCGTGGCGGCGGGCGTCGACGAGCGCGGCCAGTTGCTGCTCGATACCGCAACCGGCCGCGAGACCGTCGCGACCGGCGACGTCTCGCTGCGTCTGGCCGACGGTGCCGCATGA
- a CDS encoding ABC transporter ATP-binding protein — MIAPLTQAVRGQPMPSIAEPVIEVIDVTKRYGRNIVHQHLNLDVRRGEIVSIVGGSGSGKTTLVRQILGLERPSSGTIKLFGENLATILPDTALLMRSRSGMLFQRGALFSSLSVFDNIAQPVRELGKVPEDLLRDIVMLKLEMVGLPCKHASKMPSALSGGMIKRVGIARAIALEPELLFLDEPTAGLDPQSSDEFVELISALHRALGLTVVMVTHDLDTMIALSTRVAVLADRKVLVAAPVEEAAGVDHPFIREYFLGLRGRRALQALPPERRARLPRAALEPASSELPL, encoded by the coding sequence ATGATCGCGCCACTCACTCAGGCCGTGCGCGGCCAGCCGATGCCCTCGATCGCCGAGCCGGTGATCGAGGTGATCGACGTGACCAAGCGCTACGGCCGCAACATCGTGCACCAGCATCTGAATCTGGACGTGCGGCGCGGCGAGATCGTGTCGATCGTCGGCGGCTCGGGTTCCGGCAAGACCACGCTGGTGCGGCAGATTCTCGGTTTGGAGCGTCCATCGTCGGGCACCATCAAGTTGTTCGGCGAGAACCTCGCGACCATTTTGCCCGACACCGCGCTGCTGATGCGCAGCCGCTCCGGCATGCTGTTTCAGCGCGGCGCGCTGTTCTCGTCGCTGTCGGTGTTCGACAACATCGCGCAGCCGGTACGCGAGCTCGGCAAGGTGCCCGAAGATCTGTTGCGCGACATCGTGATGCTCAAGCTCGAGATGGTCGGCCTGCCGTGCAAGCATGCGTCGAAAATGCCGTCGGCGCTGTCGGGCGGCATGATCAAACGCGTGGGCATTGCGCGGGCCATCGCGCTCGAACCCGAACTGCTGTTCCTCGACGAACCAACCGCCGGGCTCGATCCGCAGTCGTCCGATGAATTCGTCGAGCTGATCTCCGCGCTGCATCGCGCGCTCGGCCTGACGGTGGTGATGGTCACGCACGATCTCGACACGATGATCGCGCTGTCCACCCGCGTCGCCGTGCTGGCGGATCGCAAGGTGCTGGTCGCCGCGCCGGTGGAAGAGGCCGCGGGCGTCGATCATCCTTTCATCCGCGAATATTTCCTCGGCCTGCGCGGGCGCCGCGCGTTGCAGGCGCTGCCGCCGGAGCGCCGCGCGAGGCTGCCGCGGGCGGCGCTTGAGCCGGCATCGTCCGAATTGCCGCTGTGA
- a CDS encoding MlaE family ABC transporter permease, which produces MNYETPPGLDVAAGSQGKIVRLSGQWTALALARDKATGHVIPLLRSLVGAEGIGQWDLSRIDRMDHVGGQALWRVWGHKMPPDTTLTDTQRDIFERIALLDTVRETAEPVIKFDPLTRLGLAIFSFFEHLYGGVAMLGRVVLDLLAIARKPKITPWTEISANIYNAGTKAMPITALVAFLIGIVLSYLSAQQLRLFGANQYIVNILGLSVIRELGPVLAAILVAGRSGSAITAQIGVMRVTEELDAMRVMGIPHGLRLILPRVVALGVAMPLLVMWTNIIALTGGALAAKIALGIDMNYFARALPSVVPVANLWIGLGKGVAFGMLIAIVGCHFGFRIKANSQSLGEGTTTSVVTSITIVILADAVFAILFQNVGLG; this is translated from the coding sequence TTGAACTACGAAACTCCGCCCGGCCTCGACGTCGCGGCAGGCAGCCAAGGCAAGATCGTCCGGCTCTCGGGCCAGTGGACGGCGCTCGCGCTCGCGCGCGACAAGGCCACGGGGCACGTGATCCCTCTGTTGCGGTCGCTGGTCGGCGCCGAAGGCATCGGTCAATGGGACCTGTCGCGTATCGACCGGATGGACCACGTCGGCGGCCAGGCGCTGTGGCGCGTGTGGGGCCACAAGATGCCCCCCGACACCACGCTCACCGACACGCAACGCGACATTTTCGAGCGCATCGCCTTGCTCGACACCGTGCGTGAAACGGCCGAGCCGGTGATCAAGTTCGATCCGCTCACGCGGCTGGGGCTCGCGATCTTCTCGTTCTTCGAGCATCTGTATGGCGGCGTGGCGATGCTCGGACGCGTCGTGCTCGACCTGTTGGCGATCGCGCGCAAACCGAAAATCACGCCGTGGACCGAGATCTCCGCGAACATCTATAACGCCGGCACTAAGGCCATGCCGATCACCGCGCTGGTCGCGTTCCTGATCGGCATCGTGCTCAGTTATCTGTCCGCGCAGCAACTGCGGCTTTTTGGCGCAAACCAGTACATCGTCAATATCCTGGGGCTTTCGGTGATCCGCGAACTCGGGCCGGTGCTCGCCGCGATTCTGGTGGCAGGCCGCTCGGGTTCGGCGATCACCGCGCAGATCGGCGTGATGCGCGTGACAGAGGAACTCGACGCCATGCGCGTGATGGGCATCCCGCACGGCCTGCGGCTGATCCTCCCGCGCGTGGTCGCGCTCGGCGTGGCGATGCCGCTGCTCGTCATGTGGACCAACATCATCGCGCTGACGGGCGGGGCGCTCGCCGCGAAGATCGCGCTCGGCATCGACATGAACTATTTCGCGCGGGCGCTGCCGAGCGTGGTACCGGTCGCGAATCTGTGGATCGGCTTGGGCAAGGGCGTCGCATTCGGCATGCTGATCGCGATCGTCGGCTGTCATTTCGGTTTCCGTATCAAGGCCAATTCGCAGAGTCTCGGCGAAGGCACGACGACCTCGGTGGTGACCTCGATTACCATCGTGATTCTCGCGGACGCTGTGTTCGCGATCCTCTTTCAGAACGTGGGGCTCGGATGA